The Penaeus vannamei isolate JL-2024 chromosome 16, ASM4276789v1, whole genome shotgun sequence genome includes a window with the following:
- the LOC138864462 gene encoding piggyBac transposable element-derived protein 4-like, which translates to MPTDLQAKGRGSVDFRSTDFGMLALQWLDKRPVTMLSTVHTSEMVALPLNRQGIQRIKPKVVTDYNNGMKGIDFSDQLSGSYKSTRKTIKWYKKKYFSTFWTWLWSTPWLYTGSLAEKWLNKN; encoded by the coding sequence ATGCCGACAGACCTGCAGGCAAAAGGGCGAGGAAGTGTAGACTTCCGAAGTACAGACTTTGGTATGCTCGCCCTTCAGTGGCTGGACAAGAGGCCAGTCACCATGCTCTCCACGGTGCACACGAGCGAGATGGTAGCTCTTCCTCTCAACCGCCAAGGAATCCAACGAATAAAGCCAAAGGTTGTAACTGACTACAACAACGGCATGAAGGGAATTGACTTCAGTGACCAGCTTTCAGGCTCCTACAAGTCCACGCGAAAAACCATCAAatggtacaaaaaaaaatatttttcaacctTTTGGACATGGCTGTGGTCAACTCCCTGGCTGTACACCGGTTCCTTGGCGGAAAAATGGCTCAACAAGAATTAA